The Arachis ipaensis cultivar K30076 chromosome B10, Araip1.1, whole genome shotgun sequence DNA window ATGTgtatttgttagtataattagtCAAGAATTGATGAGATTGTGCATCTTTTGTTTCATAAGTTGATCATGATTTCTCATATTTCTCATTTTTATTCGTTTGCAGGACGGGTAAGGTGTCTTTGTTTTTCTTATGCTGCTATCTTTGTCCTGAACCAATGAACCCTGAGGTTGTTGCTACGCTGGCCTACGCCGAGTTGACTACTGGCCACTGGGGtttttttctcaattcattttatTTCTGTGCTTTCCAAATCCCACCCCGCGGCGGGCAGGGTAGTTATTGACTTCTTTGTTAGTTTGTTATAGTTGATTGGTATTGTTGAGTGTCTCTACATCTGTGGAAAATAAGAAGGTTTTGATCTTTTNCTGCAATATATGTACATGGGATGATTCGTTAGACGTAACAAGTTCGGATCATATTCTtggttctcttttttttctgGTACTCTTTCAAAAGGTACATCTTTTTTTTGCGTAGCTTTGGTCTTTGAGGTATTCATCCCAGTTCATTCAAATAAGTATTTTTTCTTAATAGTGATATTTTAGCAGTAGGGATAAGAATTATTGTTCAGTTGTGGAAGGTCATGCTGTATCTGTTCAGGTTGTTTATTGACTGGATTATCGTCATTAAGGCTGGTCATGCTGTATCTGTTCAGGTTGTTTATTGACTGGATTATCATCATTAAGGCTTTCTTTTCACTACATAGGAACTAGGAAGTAGATCTTCGTTCAAGTTAAATAACAGCAATAACAGGATCCAAGCAATGTCAAGAACTCATTCTAGGTTCTGCTAGGGCTTTCAGTGCTGCATTCTCTATTCTGAATTCCCTCTAATTGTATAAGTGACATGTAGTTTGTTCATTTCATTAAACAGGCATAGAGTTAGATGCTttgaatattaatatttaatagtaGCTGCTATGATTTGAAGCATAAAATCTTATAACTTTTTTGGGTGCTAGTTCTTTTCATGATTAATTTTGTAATAATAGGAGAAATTTTATTTGTCAAATTGACTTTGTTGTTTTGGATGAATTAGAGTCAGCTCATGGTGCCTTTTTCCATTTCCCCTTCTTTTTCGATTTCATGCAGGCACTTTGTCCCGAATTTGACCATTGGTGCTCCAGTTATTGAAAGTTTGAGAAAGCACACAACGTAACTATCTTCCTTCCATACTGGTCTAAATCTTTTTTAAAGCCGAAAATTGTATTTTTCTCATAACATTATAAAGTGTGCATTTAAATCATGATTCATTAACCCTTGCAGGGCTTATTTGGACTGTCACCTGATGGTTACAAATCCTATTGATTATGTTGAGCCTCTGGGGAAAGCTGGTGCTTCTGGTTTTACATTTCATGTAGAAGCATCTAAAGGTTGGTCCTTACGCTTCCTTCTTTTGGTTATTCTTCATGGTATGCTATTTTCTTATTCACAcatttatctattatttatttacttttcactttCTTATTCATGTTTCCTACAAACAGATAACTGGCAAGAACTTATTCAAAGAATTAAGTCACTGGGCATGAGGCCTGGTGTAGCATTAAAGCCTGGGACACCTATTGGAGATGTTTATCCTCTGGTATGATCCCCCTTGGTTCTCATCTTGTCATAACTGTATGGATTTTATTATCATCATTATCTTTTTGAGATTGTCCCAAATCAgtgtttataaatttagggaacATGCAATATATCCACTCACTTAGAAGATTTATCCTTAAAGTGTGTTCTAATAGATAATTTATTCTTAAGTATGTGTTACTTTTCCTTCTTTTTGTgcccctttttatctttattcctTTCTCAGGTTGAAGCTGAAGCCCCTGTTGAAATGGTTCTTGTGATGACTGTAGAGCCTGGATTTGGCGGACAAAAATTTATGCCAGAGATGATGGATAAGGTATGGTTACGTTTAATTTTCGTATATTATCATGTGGTGTTATTTTCTTCTAATGGTGGGAATCAGTTTTTGATTAGGTATTTTGCTTAATTTGTTTTCCCTTCTAAATTTGTAACCAGGTACGGATACTGAGGAAGAAGTATCCATCACTTGATATAGAGGTATTATCTAAtcatattttctttcctttaacaTCACATGTTGCATGCATATTCTTCGAGACTCTTTCGCTTTGATTGATTTTCACATTTTACACTCAGTTATGTTCTCACACTTCATCGAATGACTCTGGCCGTGCCAGTGAAATTATGTTTATTAGTTGTTGCTTCTGCATGTTTCCATATCTTGTATAAGTTTGTCACTGAAACTTTCCTTTCTACATTTTTCGTTAAGTGCTCACTTCTTGAGTTCATGGAGAAGTGATATTCATGAACACTAGTGATACTTTGTTTTACAATGATCAAAACATGCTCAATTTCAATTGCAGGTCGATGGTGGTTTAGGGCCTTCGACCATAGAGATGGCTGCGTCTGCCGGGGCAAACTGCATTGTCGCAGGAAGTTCGGTTTTTGGAGCCCCTGAACCAGCTGAAGTAATATCCTTACTGAGGAATTCTGTTCAGAAAGCCCAGCAAAAATGTTGATAAAGTATATAGATCCTCCAGTTGTGTTTACAGCAGAATCCACGAATTCACATACACTTATCAATCTACATAATGTGCCAACATGTTGATGAC harbors:
- the LOC107623423 gene encoding ribulose-phosphate 3-epimerase, cytoplasmic isoform translates to MEVKAKIAPSMLSSDFANLASETQRMLNSGADWLHMDIMDGHFVPNLTIGAPVIESLRKHTTAYLDCHLMVTNPIDYVEPLGKAGASGFTFHVEASKDNWQELIQRIKSLGMRPGVALKPGTPIGDVYPLVEAEAPVEMVLVMTVEPGFGGQKFMPEMMDKVRILRKKYPSLDIEVDGGLGPSTIEMAASAGANCIVAGSSVFGAPEPAEVISLLRNSVQKAQQKC